In one Nicotiana sylvestris chromosome 8, ASM39365v2, whole genome shotgun sequence genomic region, the following are encoded:
- the LOC104217874 gene encoding uncharacterized protein, with amino-acid sequence MADAFEEEADQTVSINEYLEDLEEQELEADLVLGGDEGKECTYSKGYMKRQAIFSCLTCTPDGNAGVCTACSLSCHDGHEILELWTKRNFRCDCGNSKFGEFFCKLDASKDVENTKNSYNHNFKGSYCTCCRPYPDPDVEDQLENLQCCICEDWFHEEHLGLESSDMIPRDENGEPLFEDLICQGCAAICSFLNLYPHSIFAPVQQHTATNSLKNKEVVEDASSTVGSSEELNDGSSSIETPVTEDSPKKDTTGKAAGENVATNTILNQCNQIAGPSTKCVLGLNLLEAPIRLEKSKPMFLSNNWREILCRCPNCTEFYKQKGLAFLLEKEDTIAEYEKMAKQKRAQHEQERSAEMLNKLGHVGKMEVLTGIADLKDEIGNYLASFDPSKPVTSADVHKIFENLAQKRRRMT; translated from the exons ATGGCTGATGCATTTGAAGAGGAGGCTGATCAGACTGTTTCGATTAATGAGTATCTCGAAGATCTCGAAGAGCAGGAGCTG GAGGCGGATCTGGTCTTAGGTGGTGATGAAGGCAAGGAGTGCACCTATAGTAAAGGTTATATGAAGAGACAAGCTATTTTTTCTTGTTTGACATGCACACCAGATGGGAACGCTGGGGTTTGCACAGCTTGTAGCCTTTCTTGCCATGATGGTCATGAG ATTTTGGAACTTTGGACGAAGAGAAACTTTAGGTGTGACTGTGGAAATTCTAAGTTCGGGGAGTTCTTCTGCAAGCTTGATGCTAGCAAAGATGTTGAAAACACGAAGAATTCATATAATCACAATTTCAAAGGTTCATACTGCACATGTTGCCGGCCATATCCTGATCCTGATGTTGAAGACCAATTGGAGAATCTCCAATGCTGCATCTGTGAGGACTGGTTTCACGAGGAGCATCTTGGTCTTGAGTCCTCTGATATG ATTCCAAGGGATGAAAATGGGGAGCCTCTATTTGAGGATTTAATCTGCCAGGGATGTGCAGCTATTTGTTCTTTTCTAAACCTATATCCTCATTCTATTTTTGCACCGGTTCAGCAGCACACTGCTACAAACTCTTTGAAGAACAAGGAGGTGGTTGAAGATGCATCCTCGACTGTGGGATCTTCTGAGGAGCTTAACGATGGAAGTTCCTCAATTGAGACTCCTGTAACTGAGGATAGTCCTAAAAAAGACACCACCGGGAAGGCTGCTGGAGAAAACGTTGCAACAAACACAATTCTGAATCAGTGTAACCAAATTGCTGGTCCTAGTACCAAATGTGTCCTTGGACTGAACTTGTTAGAAGCTCCAATTCGCCTTGAGAAAAGCAAGCCAATGTTCCTTTCTAACAACTGGAGAGAAATTCTCTGTAGGTGTCCAAATTGCACAGAATTCTACAAACAGAAAGGGCTTGCCTTCTTACTTGAAAAAGAGGATACAATTGCAGAATATGAGAAAATGGCAAAACAGAAGAGAGCTCAACATGAGCAAGAACGTAGTGCTGAGATGCTTAATAAACTGGGCCACGTTGGGAAAATGGAGGTTTTGACTGGCATCGCTGACCTTAAAGACGAGATCGGTAATTACCTG GCATCCTTCGATCCATCAAAGCCAGTTACATCTGCTGACGTTCATAAGATTTTTGAGAATCTTGCCCAGAAGCGCAGGCGTATGACTTAA